The Nocardia sp. BMG51109 nucleotide sequence GCACCGCGACCGAACAGGATCTCCTCGACGACTACGCCGAATTCCTGCGCGGGCTGGTCGATCTCGGTGACATCCGGCCGCTGAAGGTCGCCGTCGACGCGGGCAACGGCATGGGCGGCCACACCGTGCCCGCCGTGCTCGGCCCGGTCGCCCAGCTGACCGTCGAGCCGCTGTACTTCGAGCTGGACGGCACCTTCCCGAATCACGAGGCCAATCCGCTGGATCCGAAGAATCTGGTGGATCTGCAGCGGTTCGTCCGCGAGACCGGCGCCGATATCGGGCTGGCCTTCGACGGCGACGCCGACCGCTGCTTCGTGGTGGACGAACGCGGCGAGCCGGTCTCGCCGTCGGCCGTCACCGCGCTGGTGGCCGAGCGGGAACTGGCCAAGGAGCCGGGCGCCACCATCATCCACAACCTGATCACCTCCCGGGCGGTGCCGGAGCTGGTGACCGAGCTGGGCGGCAACCCGGTGCGCACCCGCGTCGGACATTCCTTCATCAAGGCGCAAATGGCCGCCACGGGCGCCATTTTCGGCGGTGAGCACTCGGCGCACTACTACTTCCGCGACTTCTGGGGCGCCGATTCCGGGATGCTCGCGGCCTTGCACGTGCTGGCGGCGGTCGGCGGGAGCGTCAGGCCCGGAGGCGGCAGCTTGCGTAACCACGGAGGGCCCGCGGACGCCGACATCGAACACAGCGGGAGCGTCAGGCCCGGAGGCGGCAGCTTGCGTAACCACGGAGGGCCCGCGGACGCCGACATCGAACACAGCGGGAGCGTCAGGCCCGGAGGCGGCAGCCCGCGTCACCACGCAGGGCCCGCGGACGCCGCAAACGAGCACAGCGGAAGCGGGAAGGACGGGGCGGGGCGGGAATTGACGATGTCGGAGCTGGCGGCGGCGTATGCGAGCTACGCTGCCTCCGGGGAGATCAATTCCACGGTGACCGACGCGAAGGAGCGGACCATGGCGGTGGTCACCGCGTTCGAGGGGCGGGCCGTCTCGATCGACCGGATGGACGGGGTCACCGTGCAGCTGCCCGACCACGCCTGGTTCAACCTGCGCGCCTCGAACACCGAACCGCTGTTGCGCCTGAACGTCGAGGCACGATCGCAGGAGGAAGTAGACGCACTCGTAACCGAGATCCTGAGCATCGTCCGCAACTGACTGGAATAGTGGAATCACAAGGCGCGAATTCGTTCGCAGTGACAGCTTCACCCGGGTGCACACCCGGCCTGGTGACCCGATTGAGGGGAGGTGGCAACGCCCGATGATCGCGGGGACACCGGTACTCGACCTCGATGACGTCGCCTCGCTGGAGGCCGCCGACTCCGGGGGGACGTTGCGTTCGGCCGCCTCGGGCGGCGCCCAGGTGCGGGCCACCGCCGCAGCGGTCGACGAGGACGTGCTCGCCCATCTGCACGATCTGCGCCCGCGCAGCCTGGTGCTGGTATCCGGCACGGGCCGCGCCGAGCGCGCCGCGGCGCTGCTGGTGGCCGCGCTGAGCGATCGTGCCGGACTGCCGATCGTGCCCGCCACCGCCATCCCGCAGTGGGTGGGCCCGCTGGATGTGGTGCTGGTGGCCGGCGACGACGCGGGCAATCCACGCCTGATCGAGGCGGTGGAGCGCGCCCTCAAGCGCGGTGCCGAGGTCGTGGTGGCCGCCCCCGACGAGGGCCCGCTGCGGGCCGCGGCGGCCGGACGGGCGGCCATGCTGCCGCCGCGGGTGCGGGTGCTCGATCACAACCGGCTGCTGCGCTACCTCGCCATCGGCGCCGCGGTGCTGCGGGCCGTCGACCCGGCCCGGATCGGCCCGCTGGTCCCCGACCTGAACGTGCTCGCCGACGTGCTGGACGCCGAGGCGCTGCGCGACGGTCCGCAGAACGAGGTCTTCCACAATCCGGCCAAGACCCTCGCCGCCCGCATGCAGGAGCGGCGCATCGTGCTGACCGGCGACTCCCCCGCCGCGACCCAGGTGGCCGCGCACGCCGCGGAGGTGCTGCTGCCGGCCGCGGGCCGGATCGCCACCGCCACCGATCTGACCGATGTCGTGGCCGCCAACGCACGCATGATCGAGTCGGCGGGCGGGGCGGCGCCCGGATTCGACCCGCTGTTCCACGACGAGCAGCTCGACGGCCCGGCACCGGTGGAGCAGGTGCGGGTGTTCGTGGTGAGTTCCGACGCCGACCAGGTGGCGGCGCGGCGGCGGCTGGCGGTGTTCGGCGCGGGCGCCGGGCTGGTCGACGCCGATCTGGTGACCGTGGATACGGAGCTGATGAACACCGATACCGACGTACCCCGCGCGGTCGAGCCGGGGGCGGCGCCGGCCGACGCGGGCTCGCTGTTACGGCCGGGCGGCGCGGTGGAACAGCTTGCGGTACTGATACTCCGGCTCGAGATGGCGGCGGCCTACCTCCGCCTGCTCGACTGCCCGCCGGCCGACGACCGTGGCGGTCGGTACGACGGGGGACACTACTAGTGCACGAACTCGTTGGTGCGTTGCGTTCCTACGCTTGGGGGTCGCGCACCGCACTAGCTCAGCTGTGCGGCCGACCGGTTCCCTCCGCGCATCCGGAGGCCGAACTGTGGTTCGGGGCGCACCCGGCCGATCCGGCGCAGGTGCGCGTCGACGGGCGCACCACCTCGCTGCTCGATCTGGTGACGGCCGATCCGCATCGTGAATTGGGTACCGTCGCACCCGTTTTCGACGGACGGCTGCCGTTCCTGCTGAAGATCCTGGCCGCCGAGGAACCGCTGTCGTTACAGGCGCATCCGAGCGCCGACCAGGCCCGCGTCGGCTTCCACCGGGAGAACGAGACCCGGGTGCCGCTGGATTCGCCGATGCGCAACTACCGCGACGACAGCCACAAGCCCGAACTGGTGGTGGCGCTGGAGCGGTTCGAGGCGCTGGCCGGCTTCCGCACTCCCGTGCGCACCGTGTCGCTGCTGCACGCACTGGCCGTGCCGGAACTGGCCACCTATGCCGAACTGCTTGCCGCGCAACCGGACTCCGACGGACTGCGGACGCTGTTCACCACCTGGATAACGCTGCCGCAGGCGATGCTGGCCGGCCTGCTGCCGAAGGTGCTCGACGGCTGTGTGCGGTACCTGTCGGACAAGACGACCGCCGACGGCAACGGCAGCTCCGCCGAGAAGGAATTCGCGGCCGAGGCACGCACCACGCTGGAGCTGGCCGAGGCCTATCCGGGCGACGCCGGCGTGCTGGCCGCGCTGCTGCTCAACCGGATCACCCTGGAACCGGGCCAGGGCCTGTTCCTGGCGGCCGGTAATCTGCACGCCTACCTGCGCGGGGTCGGGGTGGAGATCATGGCCAACTCGGACAATGTGCTGCGCGGCGGGCTGACCCCCAAGCACGTCGACGTGCCGGAGCTGCTGCGGGTGCTGGACTTCGAACCGCTGGACGTGCCGATCGTGGAGCCCCAACCGGTCGACGTCGCCGACGCGACCGGTTCGGCCGGGACGGGATCGGCCTCGTACCGATACCTCACGCCCGCACCCGAATTCGAGCTGCGCCGCTTCGAGCTGGCGGCCGGGGCGGCGCCGATGCCGATGCCGCGCAGCGGTCCGGGCATCCTCTTGTGCACGGCGGGGACCGTGCGGCTGTGGCACGGCGGGGACGAGCTGCGGATCACCCCCGGCAGCGCGGCCTGGGTCTCGGCCGCCGACACCGATATTCGCGCGCAGGCCGTCGGCGGTGCGGCGCAGGTGTTCTGCGCCTGCGTCGGTAACGATCAAGCGCCCGCGCCGGTATGATCAGGCGCCCCTCGCCGGTGACGAGTGCGGATCGGCCGCCGCGATCGGCCACCGCCGCGCGGCCCGGGTATGTTGATCGGACGAAACGGGCACGGCACGTGACCGACCAGACGCCCCGCGTACGGGCGGGGCGGATCGACGAAAGGACCGAAGCGGCACCATGTCTGCGGGCGGTGGTAGGAAGGCGATCCTCGCGGCGCTCAGCGCCAATCTCGGCATCGCGATCGCGAAGTTCGTCGGGGCGGCGATCACCGGCTCGGCCTCGATGCTGGCGGAGGGCGTGCACTCGGTGGCCGACACCGGCAACCAGGGGCTGCTGCTGCTCGGGCAGAAGCGGGCCGAGCAGGAGGCCGACGCGCTGCACCCGTTCGGGTACGGGCGCAATCGGTACTTCTATTCGTTCGTCGTGGCGCTGGTGCTGTTCAGCCTCGGCTCGATGTACGCGCTCTACGAGGGCATCCACAAGGTGCAGCATCCGGAGGAGCTGAGCTCGCCGATCGTGGCGGTCGTCATTCTGGTTCTCGCGGTGGCGCTGGAGACCTACAGCTTCATCACCGCGATGCGGGAGTCCGCGCCGCTGCGGGCCGGGGCGAGCTGGTGGCGGTTCATCCGCAACTCGCGCAACCCCGAACTGCCGGTGGTGCTGCTGGAGGACACCGGCGCGCTGATCGGCCTGATTCTCGCGCTGCTGGCGGTCGTGCTGACGATGGTGACGGGCGATCCGGTCTGGGACGGCATCGGCACCCTCAGCATCGGCATTCTGCTGGGCGCCATCGCCATCGTGTTGATCGTGGAGATGAAGAGCCTGCTCATCGGCGAGGGCGCCACCCCCGATCAGGATCGCAAGATCCGCGAAAAACTCGTCGACGGGGAGCGCATCGACCGCGTCATCCATCTGCGCACCGAGTACCTGGGCCCGGACGAGATGCTGGTCGCCGCCAAGGTCTCGATCGTGCCGGGGTTGGAGATCGCCGATATCGCGCAGGCGATCGACGATGCCGAGACGCGGGTGCGCGAGGTCGTCCCGGTCGCCCGCGTCATGTACATCGAGCCCGACCTGTACCGGACCCAGCCGGTCTGACGCCCCATCGAGTCGAGTCGACGACGAAATCGCGGCCCAGAGCAAGCTATACCTTGTCGGCGGTCAGCAGGCGGAGTCGCTCGCAGTATGCCTGCGCGGTGATCAGGCGGTCGAACGGGTCGTGACGGGCCGCTCGGGAAATTCGCGCAGGCCCTCGACAGGGTGGCCGGTGACCTCGAGGACGCTCATGTCAGCGACGGCGTGCGCAGCAGGGTCAGAGGGTCGGTGTGGATGCCGAAGCGGTCGCGCAGGACGTGGCGGACGGCGTGCAGGCCGCACATGCCGTGCACGCCCGGGCCGGGCGGGGTGGCCGAGGAGCAGTGGTAGACGCCCGGGAGGGGGGTGGAGTACGGGTTCCAGCGCGGCGTGGGGCGGAAGACGGTCTGCCGCAAGGTCATCGCACCGGCCGCGATATCGCCGCCGACGTAGTTGGCGTTGTAGGCCGGCATGGCCGCTGCGGTGCGCACGTGCCGGGCCAGGATCAGATCGCGGAAACCCGGTGCGAAGCGCTCGATCTGGTCGACGACGGCCTCGCTGACGTCGCGGGTGGAGCCGTTGGGCACGTGCGCGTAGGCGTAGAGCGTGTGCCCGCCGTCCGGGGCGCGCGAGGAGTCCACCACGCCCGGCTGGATCACCAGCACGAACGGGCGCTCGGCGTATGTGCCCACGGCGACAGCCTTTTCGGCGGCTACCGACTCGGCACGGGTGCCGATCAGATGCAGCGTGCCCGCCCGGTCGCATCCCGCGGCCTGCCACGGCACCGGGCCCGACAGCGCGAAATCGACCTTGCAGGCGGCGCCGCCGTAGCGGAATCGCGCCAGCCGCTTCGCGTATCCGGCCGGTAGCCGATCGCCGGCCAGACCGAGCAGCTCGGTGGGGGCGGTATCGAGGAGAACCGCTCGCGCACCGTCGAATTCGGCCAGCGACTCGACGCGATGCCCGGTGACGATCCGCCCGCCGTGCCGCTCGACCTCGGCCGCCAGCACGTCCACGATGGTCTGGCTGCCGCCGCGCGGGATGACCCAGCCTCCGGCGTGGGCCAGGGTGCCGAGCATCAGCGCGACGCCCGCGGCCGAGGGAGCCCGCGGCGGGATGATGGCGTGCGCGCTCACCCCGGTCAGCAGCGCCGCCGCGGCGTCCTCACGAAAACGCATGCCCCACAGCGGCGAAGACTGCTCGAGCAGCCGCCGGCCGAACCGCACGACCGTCACCGGATCGGGCGGCGGGTGCCGCAGATCCGACGTCGCGAGATCGACGACGCGCTCCCAGTGCCGCGCCAGCGGACCGAACAACCCGCGCCACGCCGCGCCGTCACGGCCCAGCTCCGCCACCGTCCGATCCAGGTCCCGCCACGCCACGCCCGCCGTACCGCCGTCCAGCGGATGCGCGTAGGACGCCTCGGGCGTCAGCAGCTCCACGCCGTGTGCGGCCAGGTCGAAGGCCCGGAAGTACGGCGACGCCAACGCCAGCGGATGCGCGCCCGCGCACACGTCGTGCCGGTAGCCCGGCAGCGTCAGCTCGGCGGTCCGGCAGCCGCCGCCGATCGTCTCGCCCGCCTCGTGTACCTCGACCTCGAGCCCCGCCCGGGCCAGAACCACGGCCGCGGCAAGCCCGTTGGGCCCCGCCCCGACCACTACCGCATCCGCCATGATCACCACTGTAGGTGGAGGACACGGCATGCCGAGACGATCACGGAGCCGGCATCGACACCCCGCGGTTGCTCAGCCGCGAATCCAGTGCCGCACGAGAATGGCCAGGCGCTGGTCGCGGAATTCGGGCCGCAGGCGCCCGTCCTGGTCGAGGGTCACCAGGCCGTGCATGGCGGCCCAGGCGACCTCGGTGAAGGTCTCCACATCGTCGTCGGCGGCGAAGGGGCCGAAGACGGCGGCCAGCTCGCCGAAGGCGTCACGCAGGGCCTGGGGTGCGTCCGCACCGAACTTCAGGTCCACCTTCTGTACGAACATGGCGTCGTAGAGCGCGGGGCTGCGGCGCGCGAAGTCCAGGTAGCCCCGCGCCACCTCGGTCAGCGCCTGCTCCGGTGACGACGCGGCCTCGCGCAACCGCCGGGCCTCGACCGCCAGCTCGGCGCAGCCCTGTTCGGCCACGGCGGCCACGATCGCGTCCTTGCCGGCGAAGTGGCTGTAGAGCACCGGCTGGCTGTATTCGATCGCCTCGGCCAGCCGCCGCACGGTCACCGCGTCCCAGCCCTGCGTCTCGGCGATCTCGCGGGCGGTGTCGACGATCAGCCGATGCCGCTCGGCGCGCTGCCGTTCCTTTCGCGTCTGCGTGCCCATCGCCGAATCCTAGCACTGCTAGACAAGATAGCTCGGTGCGGGCTACCGTCGACATGCCGACCGTGCCGCATTATCACTGCTCCCCAGAAGGCTGCATTATCACCGCTCCGCAGAAGCCGCCTTCGGTATCCACGGCCTCACGGCGGCACCGATCGCCACGGCCGGCCTGCTGCGCCGAGAACGGCAGCCGGAAACACCACCGACCGGTCATGCCGCCGCGCCCACATGACCCCGTACCGCCACGTGGCCGGTCGTCGCGGACTCGACCGGCCACGTTCGGCGATGGCCCCGCGCCCGGCACACGAGCGGCGGGCCGGGCCGGTTACACGTCTGTGGAGAAGCGGATACCGCCGTCGGGGATGTCGACGCCGGGCCAGATGCGCGCCCCGCGTAGTAGTTCGCAGCGGGCGCCGACGATCGCGCCGTCGCCGATCACGGCGTCGCGGACCAGGGCGCGCGGCCCGATGCGGGCGCCGAAACCGATGATCGAACGCTCCACCGTCGCACCGGCTTCCACGCGCGCGCCGTCGAACAGGACGGCCCCGTCCAGTCGCGCGCCGGCGCCCACCTCCGCGCCGCGGCCGACGACCGTGCCGCCGATCAGCAGCGCGCCCGGCGCGATCCCGGCGCCGGCGTGCACCAGCGCCTCCCCGCGCTGACCCGGCAGCGCGGGTGAGGGTGCGATACCGCGCACCAGGTCCGCGGAACCGCGCACGAAATCCTCGGGGGTGCCCATATCCCGCCAGTACGAATTGTCGACGTGGCCCTGGATATGCGCGCCCTCGGCCAGCAGCGACGGGAACACCTCGCGCTCCACCGAGACGGGGCGACCGGCCGGGATCTTCTCGATGTACTCGCGCCGGAACACATAGCAACCGGCATTGATCTGATCGGTCGGCGGATCCTGGGTCTTCTCCAGGAACGCCGTCACGCGACCGGACTCGTCGGTGGGCACGCAGCCGAATGCGCGCGGATCGCTCACCCGCACCAGATGCAGCGTGACGTCGGCGCTGGTGGCGGCGTGGGTGTCGAGCACCGCGCCCAGATCGGCGCCACCGAGCACGTCGCCGTTGAACACCAGCACGGTATCGGCGCGCAGGCGCGGCAGCACGTTGCGGATCGCGCCGCCGGTGCCCAGCGGGTCGGTCTCGGTGACGTATTCGATCTCCAGGCCGAGATCGGCGCCGTCACCGAAGTGCTCCTCGAACACCTCCGCCTTGAACGAGGTGCCGAGCACGACGTGGGTGATGCCGGCCGCGGCGATGCGGGCGAACAGATGTCGCAGGAACGGCAGGCCGGCCACCGGCAGCATCGGCTTGGGCGCGGACAGCGTCAGCGGACGCAGCCGGGTGCCCTGGCCGCCGACCAGAATCACGGCATCGGTCCGGGCGCCCGGCCCGGAGGCGGCGGCCTGCGTCGCCACGGCGGGCT carries:
- the manA gene encoding mannose-6-phosphate isomerase, class I, translated to MHELVGALRSYAWGSRTALAQLCGRPVPSAHPEAELWFGAHPADPAQVRVDGRTTSLLDLVTADPHRELGTVAPVFDGRLPFLLKILAAEEPLSLQAHPSADQARVGFHRENETRVPLDSPMRNYRDDSHKPELVVALERFEALAGFRTPVRTVSLLHALAVPELATYAELLAAQPDSDGLRTLFTTWITLPQAMLAGLLPKVLDGCVRYLSDKTTADGNGSSAEKEFAAEARTTLELAEAYPGDAGVLAALLLNRITLEPGQGLFLAAGNLHAYLRGVGVEIMANSDNVLRGGLTPKHVDVPELLRVLDFEPLDVPIVEPQPVDVADATGSAGTGSASYRYLTPAPEFELRRFELAAGAAPMPMPRSGPGILLCTAGTVRLWHGGDELRITPGSAAWVSAADTDIRAQAVGGAAQVFCACVGNDQAPAPV
- a CDS encoding phosphomannomutase/phosphoglucomutase codes for the protein MTVARSAESVNAVVKAYDVRGVVGEQIDADFVRDVGASFARLMRGEGAERVVIGHDMRASSPGLTGAFAEGVLAQGLNVVQIGLASTDELYFASGRLDCPGAMFTASHNPARYNGIKLCRARALPVGQDTGLATITEELIGGVPEFDGPRGTATEQDLLDDYAEFLRGLVDLGDIRPLKVAVDAGNGMGGHTVPAVLGPVAQLTVEPLYFELDGTFPNHEANPLDPKNLVDLQRFVRETGADIGLAFDGDADRCFVVDERGEPVSPSAVTALVAERELAKEPGATIIHNLITSRAVPELVTELGGNPVRTRVGHSFIKAQMAATGAIFGGEHSAHYYFRDFWGADSGMLAALHVLAAVGGSVRPGGGSLRNHGGPADADIEHSGSVRPGGGSLRNHGGPADADIEHSGSVRPGGGSPRHHAGPADAANEHSGSGKDGAGRELTMSELAAAYASYAASGEINSTVTDAKERTMAVVTAFEGRAVSIDRMDGVTVQLPDHAWFNLRASNTEPLLRLNVEARSQEEVDALVTEILSIVRN
- a CDS encoding sugar phosphate nucleotidyltransferase; translated protein: MPDTAAVSSGGVGEPAVATQAAASGPGARTDAVILVGGQGTRLRPLTLSAPKPMLPVAGLPFLRHLFARIAAAGITHVVLGTSFKAEVFEEHFGDGADLGLEIEYVTETDPLGTGGAIRNVLPRLRADTVLVFNGDVLGGADLGAVLDTHAATSADVTLHLVRVSDPRAFGCVPTDESGRVTAFLEKTQDPPTDQINAGCYVFRREYIEKIPAGRPVSVEREVFPSLLAEGAHIQGHVDNSYWRDMGTPEDFVRGSADLVRGIAPSPALPGQRGEALVHAGAGIAPGALLIGGTVVGRGAEVGAGARLDGAVLFDGARVEAGATVERSIIGFGARIGPRALVRDAVIGDGAIVGARCELLRGARIWPGVDIPDGGIRFSTDV
- a CDS encoding cation diffusion facilitator family transporter, with amino-acid sequence MSAGGGRKAILAALSANLGIAIAKFVGAAITGSASMLAEGVHSVADTGNQGLLLLGQKRAEQEADALHPFGYGRNRYFYSFVVALVLFSLGSMYALYEGIHKVQHPEELSSPIVAVVILVLAVALETYSFITAMRESAPLRAGASWWRFIRNSRNPELPVVLLEDTGALIGLILALLAVVLTMVTGDPVWDGIGTLSIGILLGAIAIVLIVEMKSLLIGEGATPDQDRKIREKLVDGERIDRVIHLRTEYLGPDEMLVAAKVSIVPGLEIADIAQAIDDAETRVREVVPVARVMYIEPDLYRTQPV
- a CDS encoding NAD(P)/FAD-dependent oxidoreductase produces the protein MADAVVVGAGPNGLAAAVVLARAGLEVEVHEAGETIGGGCRTAELTLPGYRHDVCAGAHPLALASPYFRAFDLAAHGVELLTPEASYAHPLDGGTAGVAWRDLDRTVAELGRDGAAWRGLFGPLARHWERVVDLATSDLRHPPPDPVTVVRFGRRLLEQSSPLWGMRFREDAAAALLTGVSAHAIIPPRAPSAAGVALMLGTLAHAGGWVIPRGGSQTIVDVLAAEVERHGGRIVTGHRVESLAEFDGARAVLLDTAPTELLGLAGDRLPAGYAKRLARFRYGGAACKVDFALSGPVPWQAAGCDRAGTLHLIGTRAESVAAEKAVAVGTYAERPFVLVIQPGVVDSSRAPDGGHTLYAYAHVPNGSTRDVSEAVVDQIERFAPGFRDLILARHVRTAAAMPAYNANYVGGDIAAGAMTLRQTVFRPTPRWNPYSTPLPGVYHCSSATPPGPGVHGMCGLHAVRHVLRDRFGIHTDPLTLLRTPSLT
- a CDS encoding TetR/AcrR family transcriptional regulator produces the protein MGTQTRKERQRAERHRLIVDTAREIAETQGWDAVTVRRLAEAIEYSQPVLYSHFAGKDAIVAAVAEQGCAELAVEARRLREAASSPEQALTEVARGYLDFARRSPALYDAMFVQKVDLKFGADAPQALRDAFGELAAVFGPFAADDDVETFTEVAWAAMHGLVTLDQDGRLRPEFRDQRLAILVRHWIRG